A window from Chitinophagales bacterium encodes these proteins:
- a CDS encoding DEAD/DEAH box helicase, whose product MKFEDYNISAEIKRSLAEQNFRRPTDIQFKAIPSILKRDDVLAIAQTGTGKTAAFAIPVLHRLQMRGPNKTPGRVTCLVMVPTRELAIQIADVFKQLGKYTRLNILGLYGGVEQDTQVRKLDKGVDILVATPGRMFDLVNQGYMDLGKVDILILDEADHMLALGFYKDIKDVLKHLPEQHQTLFFSATIDKDIKDLAYSIVNNPIRIQISPKDPVSKNITHFVAYVEQDDKRFFLERLVKEFPEKKILVFVRTKVRAERVAAAMERVGIHSITMHSGKEQDDRLSVMSRFKKGEVKLLITTDVNARGIDIPNVDYVVNYDLPDVPENYVHRVGRTGRGVNKGNAVSFCSSQEKPVLDEITKFLGKEITEMKIDVQDYRETIAFSADIPNDNWQHLLDENEKAEAGAKKKKKKK is encoded by the coding sequence ATGAAGTTTGAAGATTATAATATATCAGCAGAGATCAAGCGCAGCCTTGCAGAACAGAATTTCAGGAGACCTACTGATATACAGTTCAAGGCTATACCGTCCATACTGAAAAGGGATGATGTGCTGGCTATTGCGCAGACAGGTACTGGAAAGACGGCTGCATTTGCTATACCTGTATTGCACAGGTTGCAGATGCGTGGGCCGAACAAAACACCCGGGCGTGTTACTTGCCTGGTGATGGTGCCCACTCGCGAACTGGCGATACAGATAGCAGATGTATTTAAGCAACTGGGCAAATATACCCGTCTGAACATTTTAGGGCTCTATGGTGGTGTAGAACAAGATACTCAGGTGCGTAAACTGGATAAAGGAGTAGATATACTGGTAGCTACTCCCGGCCGTATGTTCGACCTGGTGAACCAGGGATATATGGATCTGGGTAAAGTAGATATACTGATACTGGATGAGGCCGACCATATGCTGGCGCTTGGTTTTTATAAGGACATAAAAGATGTATTGAAACATCTGCCGGAACAGCATCAGACCTTATTTTTCTCCGCTACCATTGATAAAGACATCAAAGACCTGGCATACAGCATCGTAAACAACCCCATACGTATACAGATATCACCCAAGGACCCGGTATCGAAAAATATTACTCATTTCGTAGCATATGTAGAACAGGATGATAAACGTTTTTTCCTGGAGCGATTGGTTAAAGAATTCCCTGAGAAAAAGATATTGGTATTCGTACGTACAAAGGTGAGGGCAGAGAGGGTTGCTGCCGCTATGGAACGTGTGGGTATACATAGCATTACCATGCACAGCGGTAAAGAGCAGGACGACCGCCTTTCTGTAATGAGCAGGTTCAAAAAAGGAGAAGTGAAACTGCTTATTACTACCGATGTAAATGCAAGAGGCATAGATATACCCAATGTAGATTATGTAGTGAATTATGATCTGCCCGATGTGCCGGAAAATTATGTGCACCGTGTGGGGCGAACAGGCAGGGGGGTGAATAAGGGTAACGCCGTATCGTTCTGCAGTTCGCAGGAAAAACCCGTACTGGATGAAATAACAAAGTTCCTGGGTAAGGAGATAACAGAGATGAAAATTGACGTACAGGATTATCGTGAAACCATTGCATTCTCGGCAGATATCCCCAACGACAACTGGCAACACCTGCTGGATGAGAACGAAAAAGCAGAGGCCGGAGCTAAAAAGAAGAAGAAAAAAAAGTAA
- a CDS encoding pyridoxamine 5'-phosphate oxidase family protein → MGKVFDIITPELEQWITAQKMFFVSTAPLSGEGHINCSPKGLDSFRITGPNTVVYQDLTGSGVETIAHLQENGRIVIMFCAFEGPPKIVRLHGRGEVITPSHTDYPALDSLFPNRIDVRAYIRITTTRISDSCGYAVPLYDYKAQRDVLDKYAERKGSDGLIEYRAKKNRVSLDGLKGLD, encoded by the coding sequence ATGGGAAAAGTATTTGACATAATAACACCTGAACTGGAACAATGGATAACGGCCCAAAAAATGTTCTTTGTATCTACTGCTCCTTTGTCCGGTGAAGGGCACATCAATTGCTCCCCTAAGGGATTAGATTCGTTCAGGATAACAGGCCCCAACACCGTGGTGTACCAGGATCTTACCGGTAGCGGAGTTGAAACTATCGCACACTTACAAGAGAATGGTCGTATCGTTATTATGTTCTGTGCATTTGAAGGACCTCCGAAAATAGTACGGTTGCACGGACGCGGTGAAGTCATAACACCGTCTCATACCGATTATCCGGCATTAGATAGTCTCTTTCCCAACAGAATAGATGTGCGTGCTTACATCCGCATTACTACCACACGAATCTCTGACTCCTGCGGTTATGCCGTACCGCTGTATGACTACAAAGCACAGAGGGATGTACTGGACAAATATGCTGAACGAAAAGGATCTGATGGACTGATAGAGTACAGGGCAAAAAAGAACAGGGTAAGTCTTGACGGACTTAAAGGGCTTGACTGA
- a CDS encoding T9SS type A sorting domain-containing protein, with the protein MKKIWFFIVLFVACNSFVTAQVYNMVTTPQDTQFFNNDYVIVSKQGFPTGNSTMGCSTPYWIGLSVPNAFIYTFSKPVNIIQLQVFAINAGERIGVYGNNGTRYNLSSSNLSVFNCGTTNMATTSGGYLEHSSGTYSNATVTINFPSAVDSVRIAHLNGYGGGATYSFGFLWDTAVTIRQPFNDTVFCTGNTTQISYDVNTKYNSNNVFTAQLSDASGSFANPVAIGTRNSDTAGTISCTIPNTVGNGAGYRIRIASSSPVRYSDANVNNIRIGNIDSTNISFTGNSPVCENDALNLVASCDVQGSSYLWTGPNGFNSPSASTGIAHIAMSSAGNYYGRIKFYGCTVYDTILVVVRTSPNKPVAMATTPICARDTLKLSSSTSTNNVTYGWIGPASFSSTDQNPFIANTSMSSSGDYIVSVTLAGCTQRDTVSVIINPAPTIVSAQNNGPLCSSDTLRVSIGTSSSGVTYSWAGPANFSASTQNTYIANSTVAATGWYVATLNLNGCMFKDSTYAIVKQTPSAPTASYNSPVCAGETLQLSASNISNASYSWTGPNLMSSQQNPAISNIQASAAGQYSVTAQVNGCTSAQGSVQVVVNAVPFVVILAAPGDTICDGSVAAFTALPNNHGGTPQYQWYVNGMSTGSSGITYSTVTLNDADVVTCKMTEYTKCHSQYVDESNDIKMTVMPWLTPSVSITANPNKVLDQGEFVNFTAVSQNGGLAQAYQWKLNGKDITGAKAATWGASTLHDNDVVTVEMFSSYRCPKPQSALSNSILVRVYNGVNDVNYISDLVLYPNPNNGMFTINGNVSVSSAASLQVLNMMGERIYEATVQPQAGIIHHKVDSGAIPTGIYLMRVNVDGHVEMFRFSVVNE; encoded by the coding sequence ATGAAAAAAATCTGGTTCTTTATTGTATTGTTCGTTGCATGTAACAGTTTTGTTACAGCACAGGTTTACAATATGGTAACCACACCGCAGGATACCCAGTTCTTCAACAATGACTATGTTATCGTCAGTAAGCAGGGATTCCCTACCGGCAATAGTACTATGGGATGCAGTACCCCTTACTGGATAGGGTTGAGTGTTCCCAATGCGTTTATCTACACCTTTTCTAAGCCGGTAAATATCATTCAATTGCAAGTCTTTGCTATTAATGCAGGGGAGAGAATAGGTGTTTACGGGAATAATGGTACCAGGTACAACTTATCCAGCAGCAATTTATCTGTATTCAACTGCGGAACCACAAATATGGCCACAACAAGCGGTGGCTACCTGGAGCATAGTTCGGGTACTTATTCCAATGCTACAGTTACGATTAATTTTCCAAGTGCGGTTGATTCGGTACGTATCGCTCACCTGAATGGTTATGGAGGGGGGGCAACCTATAGTTTCGGCTTTTTGTGGGATACAGCAGTTACTATTCGCCAGCCATTCAACGATACTGTTTTTTGTACGGGAAATACTACACAGATATCATACGATGTAAATACAAAGTATAACAGCAACAATGTCTTCACGGCCCAGCTTTCAGATGCGTCCGGAAGTTTCGCCAACCCGGTTGCAATAGGAACACGTAACTCAGATACTGCCGGAACAATAAGCTGTACTATCCCTAACACAGTTGGTAACGGTGCAGGATACAGGATACGCATAGCATCTTCATCCCCGGTGCGATATTCTGATGCGAACGTCAATAATATCCGGATTGGAAATATAGACAGTACGAATATTTCTTTCACAGGTAATAGCCCTGTTTGCGAAAATGACGCGCTCAATTTGGTAGCCAGTTGCGATGTACAGGGCAGTAGTTATTTATGGACGGGACCTAATGGGTTTAACAGTCCGAGCGCGTCAACCGGTATCGCACATATTGCAATGAGCTCGGCCGGTAATTATTATGGCCGTATAAAATTTTATGGTTGCACGGTTTACGACACCATTTTGGTGGTTGTAAGAACATCGCCCAATAAACCAGTAGCCATGGCTACAACGCCCATTTGTGCCAGGGATACGCTGAAATTGAGTTCTTCAACAAGTACTAACAATGTAACATATGGCTGGATAGGCCCGGCCAGTTTTTCTTCCACTGATCAGAATCCGTTCATCGCAAATACTTCAATGTCATCATCGGGAGATTATATAGTATCTGTCACCCTGGCAGGATGTACACAGCGTGATACAGTCAGCGTGATTATCAATCCTGCTCCAACAATAGTCAGTGCACAGAATAATGGGCCTTTGTGCTCTTCTGATACATTACGTGTCAGTATTGGAACATCTTCGTCAGGAGTTACATATTCGTGGGCGGGGCCTGCCAACTTCAGTGCTTCGACACAGAATACTTATATAGCCAACAGTACCGTAGCTGCAACAGGATGGTATGTAGCTACACTTAATCTGAATGGTTGTATGTTTAAAGACAGTACCTACGCTATTGTGAAGCAAACTCCTTCAGCGCCAACTGCTTCATATAACAGTCCTGTATGTGCCGGTGAAACACTACAATTGAGCGCTTCGAATATCAGCAATGCATCATATAGCTGGACAGGGCCTAACCTTATGTCTTCACAACAAAACCCTGCTATATCAAATATTCAGGCAAGTGCGGCAGGGCAGTATTCGGTCACAGCACAGGTAAATGGATGTACGTCAGCACAGGGGAGTGTGCAGGTTGTAGTAAATGCGGTGCCCTTTGTTGTAATACTTGCCGCTCCCGGAGATACTATTTGCGATGGCTCGGTGGCTGCGTTCACAGCTTTGCCTAATAATCATGGAGGTACACCACAGTACCAATGGTATGTCAATGGAATGTCTACAGGTTCAAGTGGAATTACTTATTCTACTGTTACCCTGAATGATGCCGATGTTGTAACCTGCAAGATGACAGAATATACAAAATGTCATTCCCAGTACGTTGACGAGAGTAATGATATTAAGATGACTGTTATGCCTTGGCTTACGCCATCAGTTTCTATAACCGCTAACCCGAATAAAGTACTTGACCAGGGTGAGTTTGTCAATTTTACAGCGGTGTCTCAAAACGGAGGGCTGGCCCAGGCTTATCAATGGAAGTTGAACGGCAAAGATATTACAGGGGCAAAGGCAGCTACATGGGGTGCAAGTACACTACATGATAATGATGTAGTAACCGTTGAGATGTTCAGCAGCTACAGGTGCCCCAAACCGCAGTCGGCACTCAGCAATTCAATATTAGTTAGGGTGTACAACGGAGTAAATGATGTTAATTATATCAGCGATCTTGTACTATATCCTAACCCCAATAACGGAATGTTTACGATTAATGGTAATGTCTCAGTCAGCAGCGCTGCCAGTTTGCAGGTGCTGAATATGATGGGCGAACGGATTTACGAAGCAACAGTTCAGCCTCAAGCAGGCATTATTCACCATAAGGTTGATTCAGGCGCTATTCCGACCGGCATTTATCTGATGAGGGTAAATGTGGATGGTCATGTAGAAATGTTCCGTTTCAGCGTTGTCAATGAATAA
- a CDS encoding T9SS type A sorting domain-containing protein — protein MKWMLSIAVMFIICDVSVHAQQNLVHNGNFEQYIACPSSYGSIDTCTGWSGFSGTVDFYHTCASSVPSNAFGYQFPASGSGYVGIADFSDPQGHGIRESFQSKITPMQAGGTYDVSLSVSVGEYAKYFTNGLCVHFFIDSLVPVTNTQNIPSAPSVNFLYYGLISDTSGWVRLQTLYQADSAYSRILIGCFLDTPVISYSLTGFPNTHIYGYWYIDSVVVKLAKNIGVNYRDSLACAGDTIRVPYFVSNPSYFYQSNNVFTLQLSNASGSFANPVNIGTKASNSSDTIIGVIPTNTTTGAGYRIRLVSSNGQDTSFNNGVDIGIGSGIVKPVAYNNSPSCYNDTLRMSASTTTQGAGYRWVGPGNFTSGIQNPYVPNPVPANGGNYIVTAHLYGCEAKDTTTAIVYAGSAPANTTATYNYPVCADDTLKLFGTASGSSNTYSWTGPGNYSSTIQNPVFANATTSMSGNYVLYASSGLCVSRDSISVVVRPRPANFTTSVNSPLCAGETIFLSASSTSTGVSYIWSGPNGFNSTNPGPFISGAVPAHNGYYYVTATLNGCTLDDTLTVQVKPLPNKPVAGSNTPICSGETLNFTSLSTSSNVSYSWTGPNSYTSAQQNPSISNTTTGMSGNYIVSAMMNGCISKDTATVLVKPLPTATTTSNSGPECVGDTLYINIGTSSTGATYTWTGPNSFIANTQNTYVANSTVAATGWYVATVDLNGCSFKDSTQAMVYPIPPTPTVSYSSPLCAGETLQLLASSVSGASYNWTGQNNFTSITQNPVLVNVQVNDTGTYKVTATVNGCTSAEGSTIVNINPLPFVTIFPMPGDTICSGDKVSFTALPNNHAGTPMYKWFVNGFPVGVSTISYSSTTLKNGDVVRCDMTEFTKCSSAYTDQSNDVDMKVLPWLAPSVTITAYPNRTLQVDEYITFTAVVINGGPFPKYQWKRNGKDIVGATGFKWSANTIDDNDVISVEVTSDYKCPQPDKANSNGIVVNVLTGIDNINAKYGDMLLFPNPNNGSFTLKGQAETNGLIQLSVINTVGQVVYTERITPMQNNIDRQINTGLVVPGIYLLKIQTAESTSLTRFTVK, from the coding sequence ATGAAGTGGATGCTATCCATTGCCGTAATGTTCATAATATGTGATGTATCTGTACATGCACAGCAGAACCTGGTGCATAATGGAAATTTTGAGCAGTACATCGCTTGCCCCAGCAGTTATGGATCTATTGATACCTGCACAGGCTGGAGTGGTTTTTCCGGCACTGTAGATTTTTACCATACCTGTGCGTCGTCTGTTCCGTCAAATGCATTCGGTTACCAGTTCCCTGCGAGTGGTTCAGGTTATGTGGGTATCGCAGATTTCAGTGACCCGCAGGGGCATGGTATCAGGGAGTCTTTTCAGTCGAAAATTACACCTATGCAGGCAGGAGGCACTTATGATGTGTCATTATCGGTATCGGTAGGTGAATATGCAAAATATTTTACCAATGGTTTGTGCGTGCATTTTTTTATAGACTCGCTGGTTCCTGTCACGAATACACAGAATATACCATCTGCTCCTTCTGTTAATTTCCTGTATTACGGGCTGATCTCTGATACATCCGGTTGGGTAAGGTTGCAAACACTCTACCAGGCTGACTCTGCATATAGCCGGATTCTTATTGGCTGTTTCCTGGATACACCGGTTATATCCTATTCCCTGACAGGTTTTCCCAACACCCATATATATGGTTATTGGTATATAGATTCTGTGGTGGTAAAACTGGCCAAAAATATAGGCGTTAATTACCGCGATAGCCTGGCATGTGCAGGAGATACGATACGGGTACCATATTTTGTCAGTAATCCGTCGTATTTCTATCAATCTAATAATGTTTTTACACTCCAGTTGTCTAATGCGTCAGGTAGTTTTGCCAATCCTGTAAATATTGGCACTAAAGCGTCTAACTCGTCAGACACGATCATTGGAGTGATACCCACCAATACGACAACAGGTGCAGGTTATCGTATTCGCCTGGTGTCAAGCAACGGCCAGGACACGAGCTTCAACAATGGAGTAGACATTGGTATTGGCTCAGGGATCGTTAAACCTGTTGCCTATAATAATAGTCCATCATGTTACAATGATACGCTCAGGATGTCAGCTTCAACAACTACACAAGGTGCAGGTTACCGTTGGGTAGGTCCCGGTAACTTCACCTCAGGAATACAGAACCCCTATGTTCCTAATCCTGTGCCTGCCAATGGAGGCAACTATATAGTGACTGCGCACCTGTATGGTTGCGAGGCAAAAGATACAACTACCGCTATCGTTTATGCCGGTTCTGCGCCTGCGAATACAACTGCTACTTATAACTATCCTGTATGTGCCGATGATACTTTAAAATTGTTCGGTACTGCCAGCGGCTCTTCTAATACCTATAGCTGGACAGGCCCAGGCAACTATTCTTCAACCATTCAGAATCCTGTTTTTGCGAATGCTACTACTTCAATGTCAGGAAATTATGTACTCTATGCCAGCAGCGGTCTTTGTGTTTCACGGGACTCGATCTCTGTTGTTGTAAGGCCGCGCCCTGCCAATTTCACAACTTCTGTAAACAGTCCTTTATGTGCAGGTGAGACGATCTTTTTGTCTGCGTCGTCTACATCAACAGGTGTGAGTTATATATGGTCAGGTCCCAATGGGTTCAATTCTACCAATCCCGGCCCATTCATCAGTGGTGCTGTACCGGCTCATAACGGGTATTATTATGTTACTGCTACACTGAATGGCTGCACGCTTGACGACACTCTTACTGTACAGGTAAAACCATTGCCAAACAAACCGGTAGCCGGGAGTAATACACCCATATGCTCAGGAGAAACACTGAACTTCACCTCATTGAGCACTAGCAGTAATGTAAGCTATAGCTGGACAGGCCCCAACAGCTACACTTCAGCACAACAGAACCCTTCCATCAGCAATACAACTACGGGCATGTCTGGTAACTATATAGTTTCTGCCATGATGAATGGTTGTATCAGCAAAGACACGGCAACCGTACTGGTGAAACCACTGCCGACAGCAACGACTACAAGTAACAGTGGTCCTGAATGTGTTGGCGACACACTATACATTAATATAGGCACTTCCAGCACAGGCGCTACCTATACATGGACGGGTCCGAACAGTTTCATTGCCAATACACAAAATACTTATGTAGCCAATAGTACAGTTGCAGCCACAGGTTGGTACGTAGCTACAGTAGACCTGAATGGTTGTTCCTTCAAAGACAGTACCCAGGCAATGGTGTACCCGATACCACCAACTCCAACAGTTAGTTACAGCAGTCCGTTATGTGCCGGGGAAACATTGCAATTGCTTGCCAGTAGTGTATCTGGAGCATCTTATAACTGGACCGGACAGAATAATTTTACATCAATTACTCAAAACCCGGTATTGGTAAATGTGCAGGTAAATGATACCGGTACCTACAAAGTGACAGCAACAGTGAATGGTTGTACTTCAGCAGAGGGCAGCACTATCGTGAACATAAATCCACTCCCGTTCGTAACAATTTTCCCCATGCCGGGCGACACTATTTGTTCCGGCGATAAAGTGAGCTTTACCGCATTGCCGAACAATCATGCTGGCACACCAATGTACAAGTGGTTCGTCAATGGTTTCCCCGTTGGTGTAAGCACTATTTCATATAGCAGCACTACCCTGAAAAATGGAGATGTAGTCCGTTGTGACATGACGGAATTTACTAAATGCAGCTCTGCTTATACTGACCAGAGTAATGATGTGGACATGAAGGTGTTGCCGTGGCTGGCACCATCTGTCACAATTACGGCATACCCTAACAGGACTTTACAAGTAGATGAGTATATTACGTTCACTGCTGTTGTAATAAATGGTGGCCCATTCCCTAAATACCAGTGGAAACGAAACGGTAAGGACATTGTGGGAGCAACCGGCTTTAAATGGAGTGCAAATACCATCGATGATAATGATGTGATTAGCGTTGAGGTTACCAGCGACTATAAATGCCCACAACCTGACAAAGCCAACAGTAACGGCATTGTCGTGAATGTGTTGACTGGTATTGACAACATAAATGCCAAATACGGCGATATGTTACTGTTTCCGAACCCTAACAACGGTAGTTTTACACTGAAAGGACAGGCTGAGACTAACGGTTTGATACAGTTATCCGTCATTAATACAGTAGGGCAGGTAGTGTATACAGAAAGAATCACCCCTATGCAAAACAACATTGACAGACAAATAAATACTGGATTGGTTGTTCCGGGTATTTACCTTCTGAAAATTCAGACAGCAGAAAGTACGAGTTTGACCAGGTTTACTGTCAAATAG
- a CDS encoding pyrroloquinoline quinone biosynthesis protein PqqB, which translates to MIKRLLLFIAILPCMANAQSSILILGTAQDGGYPHIGCQKQCCQRVWNGTSERRYVVSFALIDPETKHWWMFEATPDIKEQLQYFNKLTNGAYKYLPDGIFLTHAHMGHYTGLMQLGREALGTKGVKVYTLPKMRHFLENNGPWDQLIKLHNIDIQTIKPNSITGLGEHIKVLARTVPHRDEYSETAGFTIITPGKRYLFIPDINKWDKWDRDIINEVKDVDIALLDATFYDETELPGRRMEEVPHPFVEETMQLFNSTDKVTKAKIYFIHFNHTNPLLWDTGIQTELGNAGFNCAKQGTKL; encoded by the coding sequence ATGATCAAACGACTATTGTTATTCATTGCTATTTTGCCTTGCATGGCAAATGCACAGTCATCTATATTGATACTAGGCACTGCGCAGGATGGTGGTTACCCACATATAGGTTGCCAAAAACAATGCTGTCAAAGGGTATGGAATGGTACATCTGAGAGGCGATATGTGGTATCGTTTGCTTTGATAGACCCTGAAACGAAGCACTGGTGGATGTTTGAGGCAACTCCGGATATCAAAGAACAGTTGCAGTATTTCAACAAACTCACTAACGGAGCCTATAAATATCTGCCGGATGGCATTTTTTTGACACATGCTCATATGGGACACTACACCGGATTGATGCAACTTGGCAGAGAAGCACTCGGAACAAAGGGCGTAAAAGTGTACACATTACCTAAAATGAGGCATTTCCTGGAGAACAACGGACCATGGGATCAGTTGATTAAGTTGCATAACATTGATATTCAAACAATTAAACCTAATTCCATCACCGGATTAGGTGAGCATATCAAAGTATTGGCCAGAACCGTACCTCACAGGGATGAGTATTCAGAAACAGCTGGATTTACGATTATTACTCCTGGTAAAAGATACCTGTTCATTCCAGACATCAACAAGTGGGATAAATGGGACAGAGATATTATCAACGAGGTCAAAGATGTTGACATAGCCTTGCTGGATGCGACTTTTTACGATGAAACAGAACTACCCGGACGAAGAATGGAAGAAGTGCCACACCCCTTTGTGGAAGAGACCATGCAGTTATTTAATAGTACGGACAAAGTGACAAAAGCAAAAATATACTTCATACATTTCAATCATACCAACCCTTTGCTATGGGATACCGGTATCCAAACTGAACTTGGAAACGCCGGGTTTAACTGTGCCAAGCAGGGTACTAAACTATAA
- a CDS encoding RNA-binding protein — MNLFIGNLNPITTEDSLRTLFSEFGEIVSVKIPIDPETGLPRGFGFVEMADKFESFDAIDNIDGIYFEGQVISVKESKPKNGSGGNNRGGSRGGNRGGGGYRSNDRSGGFGRSNDRNGGGYRSNDRSSGGGYRSNDRSGGSYRSDRDGGSSYRSSDRDRNSGMEDPNRQPGRRFSPRGPRPNSDN, encoded by the coding sequence ATGAATTTATTTATTGGAAATCTAAACCCTATAACCACCGAGGATAGTTTACGCACACTTTTTTCAGAATTCGGAGAGATCGTATCTGTAAAAATACCAATCGACCCTGAAACAGGGCTGCCTCGTGGTTTCGGTTTTGTTGAAATGGCTGATAAATTTGAAAGTTTTGATGCTATTGACAACATTGACGGCATCTATTTTGAAGGACAGGTGATATCAGTGAAGGAGTCAAAACCCAAGAACGGTAGCGGGGGTAACAATCGTGGTGGTAGCCGTGGAGGCAACCGTGGCGGTGGTGGTTACAGGAGTAACGACCGTAGCGGCGGTTTTGGCAGAAGCAACGATCGTAACGGCGGTGGCTACAGGAGTAACGACCGTAGTAGCGGTGGTGGTTATCGTAGCAATGACCGCAGCGGTGGTAGTTATCGCAGCGACCGTGATGGTGGCAGCAGCTATCGCAGTTCTGATCGCGATCGTAATAGTGGTATGGAGGATCCTAACAGGCAGCCGGGCAGGCGTTTCAGCCCACGTGGCCCACGTCCCAACAGCGATAACTAG